The nucleotide sequence GGCACGCAAGAGACGGTACGCAAACAAGGGGTATTTCGATGAATCATTGAAAAAGCCCATCCCCAGCCAGCCCCATCGCGTAGGTGTGGTAACCAGCGCAACTGGGGCAGCCCTGCAGGACATCCTCAATGTACTGAACCGTCGCTCACCATCCCTGGATGTCCTGGTCCTTCCTGCAGTTGTTCAGGGTGAGAGCAGTGCTACCTCCATCGCCAATCGCATCATGCAGGCAAACAGCCTCCTACTCTGTGATGTCTTGATCGTTGGACGTGGAGGAGGTTCCCTGGAAGATCTGCTTCCCTTCAGCGAGGAAGTGGTACTTGAGGCAATGCATGAATCAGAGATACCCATCATCAGTGCGGTAGGACATGAGATAGACTGGGCACTGTCTGACTATGTAGCAGACCTAAGAGCACCCACCCCTTCTGCTGCAGCTGAGCTGGTAAGCCAGGGATACCTCGATTTGAGGCAGAACCTGAGATCGCTGCAGGCAGAGATGCAGAAAGTCATGCAGCATCGCCTTACCCTTGCCACCCACCAACTGGGCAAGTTTGATACGAGACAAATTCATGCGATCATAGATAATCGGGAGTACCTGTTGGCTAACGCCAGCCAGAATCTCATCAATGCCGGCCAGCAAAAAGTTTGGGAAACCCAAGCACGATATGAATCAGCGGCAAGAGAGTTGCAAGCCCTTTCTCCCCTTGCTATACTAGCGCGAGGCTATGCAGCGGTCCAGAGCGAGAGTGGAACGCTCATCAAGAGCAAGGAACAGGCAACAATCGGGGAAGTCGTGCGTCTTACATTCGTTGATGGCAAGCGAACGGCACGGATAAAGGAGTAAAGATGAGTTTTGAATCGGATGTCAAAAGAATCGAGGAGATAGCTCAGAAACTCAACCAGATGGAGACTTCTCTTGAGGAGAGCCTTTCCTTGTTCGAGGAAGGCATGCGCCTATCCAAGGCACTGGAGAACACACTCTCTGAGGCCAAACGCAAAGTAGAGGTCATTCTCTCAGAAGACTTAACGGAAGCAGAAACAACAGTACTCGAATAAAGGCAGACATACATGGCGAGCAAACAGAAGAAAATCATCTTCCTCATCCAGTGTGAGGATCGTAAGGGCATACTGAGCGCAACTTCAACCTGGTTCTACCAGCGTTCCTACAACATCCTGCATTGTCAGCAACATACAGACAACACCGAGGGGCGGTATTTCATGCGCATTGAACTGGATATGTCTGACCTGAAAACCACCCGTAAGCAACTGGAAGAGGATTTCTCAGTCTTTGCCGAAGAGTACAATCTCTCTTGGGAGTGTCACTACAGCGACTATCGATCCAGGATGGCCATCCTGGTGAGCAAGACCAGCCACTGTCTCTACGATCTTATCGCCAGGAAGGATGAAGGGGATCTCCAGTGTGACATTCCCTTGATCATCAGCAATCATCCCGACCTAGAGATCATTGCCAATCAGTTCAGGATTCCTTTCTACTATCTCCCAGTCACTCCAGAGACCAAGGCAGAGCAGGAGATCAAGGTACGTACATTGCTCAAGCGTTTTGATATTGATGTAGTTGTACTTGCACGTTATATGCAGATTCTCTCTTCGGATTTTATTGATGAATGGCAGGGGAAGATTATCAACATCCATCATGGCTTCCTCCCGGCCTTCCAAGGGGCAAATCCCTATCGCAGGGCGTATGAGCGTGGAGTAAAAATGATTGGAGCAACCGCACACTATGCCAGTGAGGACCTAGACCAAGGGCCTATCATTGAACAGGATGTAGTGAGAGTCAACCACGAGCTGGGACCATCCGGCCTCAGGGATGTTGGGAAGGATGTGGAGCGAAGGGTCCTTGCAAAAGGGGTACAAGCACATCTGGAAAGCCGAATCATCATCTTCAAGAACCGAACAATCGTCTTTAGCTCAGAGCAATAAGAAAGTCTTCTGTCTTTCCGTATGAAGAACGCACCGAAATGGTGCGTTCTTCATATACTGGGTCAATTGTTATTCGGGAACCACTTCGTCCTGCAGAGCATCGTACCCTTCCTCACCGGTACGTACCTTGACGACATTGTCAACCGTGTACACAAAGATCTTGCCATCTCCGACATGTCCGGTATACAGGGCTTTCTTTGCAGTCTCGATCACAGTCCGTACAGGGACCTTGCTTACCACCGTCTCAACCTGCATCTTGGGAAGCAAGGTTGGAGAGACTGGCACCCCTCGGTAGTACTCCTTCTGACCTTTCTGCATTCCACAGCCCATTACCTGGGTCAGCGTCATTCCCATAACCCCAATATCATTCAAGGCCTCCTTGAGAGCGTTGAACTTGCTCTGGCGACTGACAATTACCACTTTATACATTTCGGCATCCCGTGAAGGGGGAGAAGCAGGTGGAACTTTGTTTACCACTGGAATCGCCTCATCGATGGATGCCGTGGATTTGAATCCGGCTACAATGGGCATGAAGTCAGCATAGCTGGATGCAAGGCCATGTTCCTCGAGGTCCAAACCTGCAATTTCCTCTTCCTTGCTGACACGCAGTCCTACTGTCTTCTTGATAAGGAAGAAAATCAATCCCATGGTCAGGGAAACCCACAGCATTACAGAGAGAACACCAACACTCTGGATACCCAGTAGGCTGAGGCCTCCACCATAGAAGAATCCACCATCGAGCGCAAACAACCCTGTAAGAATAGTGCCCAGTGCACCACAAACCCCATGCACAGAGATAGCACCAACCGGGTCATCAATGTGTACTACTTTCTCAAAGAATTCGACAGAGAACACAACCACAATGCCGCTGATGATTCCTATGAGTGCAGCACCTACGGGAGAGACTGCATCACAACCTGCAGTAATGGCAACAAGGCCCGCGAGCGCACCGTTGAGTGTCATGGAGACATCCGGCTTCTTATACCGAACCCAGGTAAGGAGCATGGTAGCAATAGCTGCAAAAGCTGCAGCAAGGTTCGTGGTTATCATGATGGTAGACGTGGAGACAATTGCCTCATCACCGGTAAGAGAGAGGGAGGAACCACCATTGAAGCCAAACCAACAGAACCAGAGAATGAACACTCCCAGCGCACCAAGGGTCAAGCTGTGCCCTGGGATTGCCTTTGCATTACCCTTCTCGTCATACTTGTCAATCCTTGCACCGATGATCTTAGCTCCCCAGAAGGCTGCAACACCACCGACCATATGCACTGCGGTAGAACCTGCAAAATCATGGAATCCCAGGGTTGAGAGCCAACCACCTCCCCAAATCCAGTGTCCACTAATCGGATAAATGACTGCACTGATCACAATTGAATACAGGCAGTAGGAGGAAAACTTGGTCCGCTCTGCCATTGCACCACTCACAATGGTGGCCGCCGTTGCACAGAATACGGTCTGAAAGATCAAGAATGCTGCAGTAGGGATATTTGAGTCGTATGAGCCACGGACAAACAGATCAAGGGACCCTATGAAGGGATTGCTTCCCCCGAACATCAACGAGAATCCCAGAATCCAGAACACCGCACTTCCCAGACTGAAGTCCATAAGGTTCTTCATGATGATATTTCCGGCATTCTTCGCCCTGGTGAAACCAGTCTCAACCATGGCAAACCCAGCCTGCATGAAAAACACCAATACAGAGCCCAACAACACCCACAAGGTGTCTACCGATACGAACATACGCTACCCCCTAAATACCGAAAGGGTGCACGATGGAAATCCACCGTACACCCTTGTACGCCTGCCCAACGGACAGCAGAACGAAGAAAGGGCGATGCGGATTACTCCACATCGCCCTTGACGTTTCACCCTTTATAGCGAATTATCCCCTCGACTGTCAAGCACTCCTAGAGGGAAAGATTCAGGCAGGTTAGTTTCGGATGGACAAAAACACCGTCCTTCCTGACCAGCTCACCATCGAAGAACATCTCTCCACCACCATACTCACCTCTCTGGATCTGAACCAAATCCCAGTGGACTGCTGACTTGTTTCCATTGTCGCAATCTTCATAGGCATTACCTGGGGTAAAGTGGATTGATCCAAAGATTTTCTCGTCAAAGAGGATATTATCCATGGGGTTCATGATGCCTGGATTGCATCCAAGTGCAAACTCCCCGATGTAACGAGCCCCTTCATCTATATCAAGTATTTCATTGATCAGCGCATCATCATCACTATGTGCCTCAACAATCTTCCCATCCTTAAAAGTGAATCGCACATCCTTGAACTGATGACCATGATAGGTGCTTGCAGTGTTGTAGGCAATGGTTCCATTCACTGAATCCTTGACTGGGCAAGAGTAAATCTCCCCGTCCGGGATATTCATCTCCCCTGCACAGGGAATCCAACCCATTCCCTTCACAGAGAATTTCAAGTCGGTTCCTGGTGCTTTTATATGCACCTGGTCAACAGTATCCAAAAAGGTTTTCGCTTCGGCCATCGCTCTTGCCATTGCCTCATAATCGACTTCAGTACACACCTTGTAGAAGAAATCCTCGAACTCCCTTGTTCCCATTCCACCCTGCATTGCCATGATTTCGGTCGGATAGCGGAGCACCACCCATTTTGTGTAGGGAAGACGGGTCTTCATATGAACAGGGATATTGTAGTACGTACTGGCCAGATTGGACTGGGCAGGTATGGTTGCAAGCTCTCGGACATTGGCAATACCCCTAATGCCGATGAACGCGTCCATCTGCCTCATCCGATAGGTATCTACATCAGCCCAAGCCTCCAAGGACTCCTTGCTCGCGTTTTCCACCATCGCACGTTCAATTCTCTGGTTCCAGATGTTGACCACAGGATATCCCCCTGCATCATAGACTGCCTTGATCAGGGCCTCCGTCATGCTCGTGGGAACATCCACTGCATTAATCAAGCAGGATTCTCCCTTCTGTAGTTTTACCGAATACTTCACCAGAAGCTTTGCAAGCTTCTCTTCTCTAGGATCTGCCATTCCATGACTCCTTACACTATTAGATTCTTATTTCCATTGGTTGGGCTGTTACCGGGTGGGGAAATTCCACAGCCACAGCCTTGAGAGCCAAATGCTCTGCCTCGGCCCCTTTGTATACCGTATCGCCATCGATAGGCCATCCGCTCCAAGCCAGATGAGCCCTGACCTGGTGACGGAACCCCGAGCTCAGTCGACACGTGAACTTCTGGGAATCACCCTCCATCCCACTGTACCATACCTTGGTGAGGTACCATGTACCGGTTGTCTTGTCGAGTAGATGACGGGGGCTATCAGCGAGTACAGGACGAACTTCCTTCCGATTTTCTCCATACCGTCTAAAGAGACTTCCGATGGAGATTTCCCGGCCTTTATAAATAAAGGGATCTTCATAAGGATAGGGGGGATAACCTACTCGTGTGGTGTCTTGATATACATGGGAAAGCGCATGATACTCCTTGAAGAAGAGATCTGCTTTTTGGATAGCCTGCAGGGAAGTATAGGCTTCTTTTGTACGTGCAATGACAACCAGGCCACTGGTTGCAGTATCCAAGCGGTGCAAAACACCACCCTCCCATGTATTGACTCCCCCGACATCCAACACCTCCGGAAAAGACAAGGACACCAGGCCAAGCAATGTCAGCTTGTCCTTTTTGTCAGTCTTCAACGGTACGGTGGGCAGGTTTGCCTGTTTGTTCACCACCAGAATATCGTGGTCCTCATAGACAAGTTCCAATTGCATAGTATCATTCATACCTCTTCAATATAGCAAATATCCAGAGGTTCGGCACCTGAAAAACCGAAAAGAGAGAAAACGAGTTGCTTTGCATTGGAAGAAAGCTGTTGTATACTCTGCCTATGCAAGAGATACCCATCAATACCTATAATTCGCCAAACGTCATCCTAGAGTTGATTTACAAACTGAAGATCAAGGATGTCATGACGACAGACCTGGTCACCGCTACCAAGGATACACCATTACGCGAAATACAGTACATCATGAGGGAGAGACAGGTCACCGGACTACCGATCGTACTTGGCAAGCGTCTCATCGGCATTGTCAGTATGGATGACATTATTCAGGCACTCGATAAGGGGTATATCAATGAGAAAGCCCAGGACCACATGACACGCAACCTCATCGTCCTTGAGGATGATATGCCGATCTCTTTTGCAATCAGCTACTTCGACCGTTTCAGTTATCACCGATTCCCGGTTTTAAACAAGCATAAGGAACTGGTGGGAATGATCACAAGCCGAGATATCACCAGTACCTTGTTGGTGGAGATTAACAGGGAGATAGAGGACCTTGAAAAGAGAACTCGCACCACAAGCCTCAGCGAGGAGATGAGCGGGGAGATCCACACCTATTCCATTCTCAAGCATGATTTTGAGAATGCGGGATACGCCAGTACCGAGATCAAGAAACGACTCAAGAGTGCAGGCATTACCCCCCATGTTATCCGCCGTGCTGCAATTGCAAGCTATGAGCTTGAGATGAATCTTGTTGTACACTCCGATGGTGGGGAGTTGATAGCTGAGTACTCCCCACAAACCATTCAGATCACTGCACGTGACAGTGGACCAGGTATCAGCGACGTGGAATCGGCGATGACGGCGGGATGGACTACCGCTAGTGAATGGATACGCTCCCTCGGCTTTGGTGCCGGAATGGGGCTGCCCAATGTCAAATCAGTGGCGGACGACTTTACCATAGAGAGCACGCTCAATGGTACAACAGTTGTCTGTGTTATTGCATTGCACCCAAATCAGGAGGAAACATAGATGCATGTACAAGACCTTGCAGCCTTGGAAGGCTTCAAAGCAGAACATAGTGAATTGGAGAACTGGGAAATTACTGATGCCTATTGCGGGGATCTGCTCAGTGATGTAATGGGAAATGCTCCCTCTGAAAGCGTCCTTGTCACCATTCAGGCCCACAAGAATACTGTAGCTGTCGCGTCACTGGCTGGGATTCGGGCGCTGGTGATCTGCAACAACCGCAGTGTTCCTTCCGATATGCTGGAAGCAGCGAAGGAAGAGGATATCTCCATCTTTACCACCAAGGACACCCAATTTGAAGCCAGTTGCAAGATTGCAAAGGTTTTGGGGAGACTTGATGCTGGTACCGATTGATCTACACAACCACAGCTGCCTATCTCCTTGCGGGGATGATGATCTCACCCCTTCACTCCTTGCCGTGGAGGCCATGGAACAGGGTATCGAGATTCTTGCCCTGAGTGACCATAACAGTGCAAGGAATCTTCCTGCTTTCGCTGAGGCGTGTGAGCTTTGCTGTATTCTCCCCCTCTTTGGCATGGAAGTGACAACCAGCGAAGAGGTACACGTACTTACGCTTTTTCCGAGGTTGGAGGATGCCCTGGATTTTGGGACATTTATTGAGTTTCTCCTGCCCCCAATCAAGAATGACAGGAGATTATTCGGCAAGCAACTGGTGGTGAATCTAGAAGGCGAGGTGCAGGAGGAAGTGGATGCGATGCTTGCTGCTGCCACCTCACTTTCCTTCTCCGATGTGGTGGAGGAGGCCTTGAGCAGGGATGCATTGGTCATCCCAGCACATATTGACCGATTTGCAAACAGTGCCCTAGCCAATCTGGGCTTTCTTCCGGAACTTCCCTACAGCGCATTGGAGGCGATGCACCCCCCCGTGCATGCCGATACCCACGGCTTGGTGGTGCTTACCGGATCCGATGCACATAGCCTTGAACAGGTAGGTAGAAGAACCTGTTCACTGGAGATGAACGATTGCTCCTATGAGTCACTCAAGAAAGCACTGGCCAAGCGAAACCTGGTAGCATACCGTTCATAGGCACACAGGTTTCAGCTTCAGCCAGCTTATTGCTGTTATCGGTCCGAACGACCGAAGATGCGCAAGAGGAAAAGGAAAAGGTTGAGGAAATCGAGATAGAGAGAAAGTGCTCCAATTATGCTCAACTTGGTAAAGGTTTCCTCATCAATATCTGTTCCATAACTCTGGTTCCAACGTACAATTTTCTGGGTATCCCAAGCAGTGAGACCAAGAAAGATGGCCACACCGGCAAAACTGATCAAGTAATCAAGTCCGCTTGAACCAAGGAACATATTAAGCACCATTGTTCCGATTAAACCCCATATTCCCATAACCAGGTACGAACCGATCCTGTTGAGATCACGCTTTGTGGTCATGGCATAGAGGCTCATCCCGGCAAACATAAGAGCCGCGGTGAGGAAGCTCTTGTATATGACGGCTCCAGTATACACGATAAAGATGGTACTCAGCATAATCCCATTAAGTGCAGAATACGCAAGGAATGCACCAATGGCACTTGCCTGGCTCATCCTATCAAGGCGAGCAGTGAGATAGAATACCAATGCAAATTGTCCAATGACGAGCAGAAGAAAACCCATCATGTTCCCGACAAGTGCCTGGAGAAGTGCAGGATTACTTGCTACAAAATAAGAAATCAAGGCCGTCAAGCCAAGCCCTGCGGTCATCCAAAGGTATACGTTTTTCAATATCGTCCGTTCACGGACTTGTACATTCTGAAGTATTGAACTCTTTTGTTCTGCCATTGCTGTAAGCCTCCTAAGCTATCTTACCATAATTTCATCAATCCTGAAGAAAAGGTCAAGCATTTGATTGCGTTCAGCACGCTATGCAAGTCCATTTCCTGATGGTATAGTAAAGTCTATGACAAACAAGCCTCTTTTATCCCTCATTTGTATCATCATTGTTCTGCTAATGGGCTGCACTTCCACGAGTACTCATGAACGTGTCAGTGCCGTTGAGGCTGAGAATGCCCTTAGGGAAGTAACCAAACTCGCAAGCCAAGCAGTGGATGCCAACCTTTTCAGCGAGATGGGTTTACAGGACCTGCTTCCTCAGGAGGCAGCTCACTTTACTGATATGGGAGGAATACC is from uncultured Sphaerochaeta sp. and encodes:
- the xseA gene encoding exodeoxyribonuclease VII large subunit, whose amino-acid sequence is MHELFQTDLTVSELTSLIKRTLEEGFYGLKVTGEISNFRPSSTGHWFFTLKDANSQISAVMFKGSTWKVDFAPSEGDKVTVTGNLDVYGARGTYQIKCESMEKAGQGEILALLEARKRRYANKGYFDESLKKPIPSQPHRVGVVTSATGAALQDILNVLNRRSPSLDVLVLPAVVQGESSATSIANRIMQANSLLLCDVLIVGRGGGSLEDLLPFSEEVVLEAMHESEIPIISAVGHEIDWALSDYVADLRAPTPSAAAELVSQGYLDLRQNLRSLQAEMQKVMQHRLTLATHQLGKFDTRQIHAIIDNREYLLANASQNLINAGQQKVWETQARYESAARELQALSPLAILARGYAAVQSESGTLIKSKEQATIGEVVRLTFVDGKRTARIKE
- the xseB gene encoding exodeoxyribonuclease VII small subunit, which gives rise to MSFESDVKRIEEIAQKLNQMETSLEESLSLFEEGMRLSKALENTLSEAKRKVEVILSEDLTEAETTVLE
- the purU gene encoding formyltetrahydrofolate deformylase; amino-acid sequence: MASKQKKIIFLIQCEDRKGILSATSTWFYQRSYNILHCQQHTDNTEGRYFMRIELDMSDLKTTRKQLEEDFSVFAEEYNLSWECHYSDYRSRMAILVSKTSHCLYDLIARKDEGDLQCDIPLIISNHPDLEIIANQFRIPFYYLPVTPETKAEQEIKVRTLLKRFDIDVVVLARYMQILSSDFIDEWQGKIINIHHGFLPAFQGANPYRRAYERGVKMIGATAHYASEDLDQGPIIEQDVVRVNHELGPSGLRDVGKDVERRVLAKGVQAHLESRIIIFKNRTIVFSSEQ
- a CDS encoding ammonium transporter; protein product: MFVSVDTLWVLLGSVLVFFMQAGFAMVETGFTRAKNAGNIIMKNLMDFSLGSAVFWILGFSLMFGGSNPFIGSLDLFVRGSYDSNIPTAAFLIFQTVFCATAATIVSGAMAERTKFSSYCLYSIVISAVIYPISGHWIWGGGWLSTLGFHDFAGSTAVHMVGGVAAFWGAKIIGARIDKYDEKGNAKAIPGHSLTLGALGVFILWFCWFGFNGGSSLSLTGDEAIVSTSTIMITTNLAAAFAAIATMLLTWVRYKKPDVSMTLNGALAGLVAITAGCDAVSPVGAALIGIISGIVVVFSVEFFEKVVHIDDPVGAISVHGVCGALGTILTGLFALDGGFFYGGGLSLLGIQSVGVLSVMLWVSLTMGLIFFLIKKTVGLRVSKEEEIAGLDLEEHGLASSYADFMPIVAGFKSTASIDEAIPVVNKVPPASPPSRDAEMYKVVIVSRQSKFNALKEALNDIGVMGMTLTQVMGCGMQKGQKEYYRGVPVSPTLLPKMQVETVVSKVPVRTVIETAKKALYTGHVGDGKIFVYTVDNVVKVRTGEEGYDALQDEVVPE
- a CDS encoding aminopeptidase codes for the protein MADPREEKLAKLLVKYSVKLQKGESCLINAVDVPTSMTEALIKAVYDAGGYPVVNIWNQRIERAMVENASKESLEAWADVDTYRMRQMDAFIGIRGIANVRELATIPAQSNLASTYYNIPVHMKTRLPYTKWVVLRYPTEIMAMQGGMGTREFEDFFYKVCTEVDYEAMARAMAEAKTFLDTVDQVHIKAPGTDLKFSVKGMGWIPCAGEMNIPDGEIYSCPVKDSVNGTIAYNTASTYHGHQFKDVRFTFKDGKIVEAHSDDDALINEILDIDEGARYIGEFALGCNPGIMNPMDNILFDEKIFGSIHFTPGNAYEDCDNGNKSAVHWDLVQIQRGEYGGGEMFFDGELVRKDGVFVHPKLTCLNLSL
- a CDS encoding pseudouridine synthase, with product MNDTMQLELVYEDHDILVVNKQANLPTVPLKTDKKDKLTLLGLVSLSFPEVLDVGGVNTWEGGVLHRLDTATSGLVVIARTKEAYTSLQAIQKADLFFKEYHALSHVYQDTTRVGYPPYPYEDPFIYKGREISIGSLFRRYGENRKEVRPVLADSPRHLLDKTTGTWYLTKVWYSGMEGDSQKFTCRLSSGFRHQVRAHLAWSGWPIDGDTVYKGAEAEHLALKAVAVEFPHPVTAQPMEIRI
- a CDS encoding CBS domain-containing protein, translating into MQEIPINTYNSPNVILELIYKLKIKDVMTTDLVTATKDTPLREIQYIMRERQVTGLPIVLGKRLIGIVSMDDIIQALDKGYINEKAQDHMTRNLIVLEDDMPISFAISYFDRFSYHRFPVLNKHKELVGMITSRDITSTLLVEINREIEDLEKRTRTTSLSEEMSGEIHTYSILKHDFENAGYASTEIKKRLKSAGITPHVIRRAAIASYELEMNLVVHSDGGELIAEYSPQTIQITARDSGPGISDVESAMTAGWTTASEWIRSLGFGAGMGLPNVKSVADDFTIESTLNGTTVVCVIALHPNQEET
- a CDS encoding iron-sulfur binding hydrogenase, whose product is MHVQDLAALEGFKAEHSELENWEITDAYCGDLLSDVMGNAPSESVLVTIQAHKNTVAVASLAGIRALVICNNRSVPSDMLEAAKEEDISIFTTKDTQFEASCKIAKVLGRLDAGTD
- a CDS encoding PHP domain-containing protein; this translates as MLVPIDLHNHSCLSPCGDDDLTPSLLAVEAMEQGIEILALSDHNSARNLPAFAEACELCCILPLFGMEVTTSEEVHVLTLFPRLEDALDFGTFIEFLLPPIKNDRRLFGKQLVVNLEGEVQEEVDAMLAAATSLSFSDVVEEALSRDALVIPAHIDRFANSALANLGFLPELPYSALEAMHPPVHADTHGLVVLTGSDAHSLEQVGRRTCSLEMNDCSYESLKKALAKRNLVAYRS
- a CDS encoding Bax inhibitor-1/YccA family protein — encoded protein: MAEQKSSILQNVQVRERTILKNVYLWMTAGLGLTALISYFVASNPALLQALVGNMMGFLLLVIGQFALVFYLTARLDRMSQASAIGAFLAYSALNGIMLSTIFIVYTGAVIYKSFLTAALMFAGMSLYAMTTKRDLNRIGSYLVMGIWGLIGTMVLNMFLGSSGLDYLISFAGVAIFLGLTAWDTQKIVRWNQSYGTDIDEETFTKLSIIGALSLYLDFLNLFLFLLRIFGRSDR